The stretch of DNA CCAAATCTCAAATACTAATGATCAACTTAGAAACGTGCTAGACCACTAACTAAAAACTTGCAAGGCATAAACGTCACATTCTTTTAAATACAAGCGCTATTCTttgttgatgttttttaattaaaattgattcAACTAGTATTGAGTAATTTTGTACTTTCTACTGaaaatttttctacattaaagtAAATCTCATGCACTAAtgatcaattttaaaacttgctaaataagttgtatttttatgcaggTTTTTAAGTCTTCCAAATGAGAACAACGGTTTTCCCCTCAAATTTGGAATTCTGCCAGTGACAAAATTTTGTTCGCTTTACGCTTTCATTGTGCAGTTGCCAagtgcattttaaaaactaaatcgtTGAAATTCTGCTAATGGTTTGATTGGGATTTTATTATTCTTCAATGATAAGTACGGGGAGTTCTAGGAGAAagctttaatgaaaattttttgaaagagtTATTTtcgaacttttcttttctttactacgCTTCGTTGAAACggaggaagagggggggggggaataaatttGATTGGGAAGCATGTACATTTCTGCAATCGATAATTGCagctttgatgttttttttttttttttttttttaatttgaagtattattttttcttatttcgaACTTTTATGCTCTTTGATCACGCCCTCTTTCTAAAAGTTAGTCTAGCATTAATTTCAAACTATCATTTCgcatattttattcacattaaaagtatgaaaataattcGAGAGAGTtggaacactttaaaaataaaatacataaagaaatcatcaaaaaataaattatctatacgcagtaagaaattaattaaaggtTATTAAATGGGAGGGGGCGTACAACTAGAAATGCCCcctatagtttttaaaattctttatatgttttaaaataatcccccccccccccaaaaaaaaagaatagcaatAATTTCAGCTCTaacaaatgaaaaagtaaaatttcttctctgtttttcttcctcttttaaaCCACACTGCATGCGACCGTAAAACACCCTCTTATTCTCAACTCAACCTATTCATTTGCTTCCTACTGTACTCTAGTGTATTTTTGAGGGGGAATTGGTTATCTTTTCTCCGAATTTTGTTAACAACAAACTTGTCTGTTAACAACAACAGGATCTCAAAAGTGAGCTCCTGTTTTAATACTGAGTAGAAACTCTGATATTAATACATGActgaatattaataataaattccTAATATTCGAATATTAATTGACTTGTGATCAtcttatttttagttttgcaattaCAAATTGGACTAAGATTTTTGATCTTCTATAACTTGGTGTTTCTGTATATAATGATGAATTTGCGTTGCTGTTTCTATTTTTGTCGATTGAGATATATAAAATCTTGTGCTTTTTCGCAGTGCATTATGAAcagtttttaatgatttatttcattaatttacactatttatttaatgaataaattatttttttactgttaattCACAATCCATTGTAAAAGTTTTTACAATCGATAAAATCAGAAGAATGTTTTGACAGCGTATCTTCACAAGATACGAGAATAACACTTACAAcactggaccccccccccccccttgaaaaattcctgtgtgtgCCACTGGGAAAATCTACGGTAGGATTTCTCACCTTGGCCAAAATGTTAAGGGGGAAACTGCATGCAAATGAAATTCAGTTGGGtaggattttttgaaaaaatattgcagGAATAGCAATCCAGCGTACTAGTATGAACTCTGAACAAATAATTTTAAGGCACCAAATTAGGAAagtattgcaaaaataaaattaagatagAAAAAGCCCCATATCAGGGGAAAATGCAGATCATAGTCGACTgaatttttctgttattcaaGATCGAAGGTGGCATTAATCATCAACAGGTTGCGATGTAAATGAGTCGTATCAAGATTCTCTACTCCCTACACTATAAGCCACTCATTGCATTTCTTTTATAATCGCTCCCAGTGAAGGTCTAAGTCCTtgtggaaaatctccataaaaatccTCGAGTATACCTGTGCGCAAGAGGGCGCTTTTCGATATGCAATTTCCCCAGCTCTCGGCTCAATTTAGTTAGATGTCTTTCTGTTCATGTATCGTGGATTCGTGGCATTCgatagcttgatttttgttgatgttggtcgtctcgtggcagttcgaatagcaagggcaatttggaagccctttcgtatgtagaatccaaataaagttaatttagtttttagatagTTGCCTTAGCATTTTCTTTAGCCCTTGAACTTACGAGCCCTTGAGCCACCAGGGAGCATAACCATAAATACCTAACCGCATTGTGTTAGTGACCTAAGTAAAGGATCGTACGTCTTCAGAGTATACTACATACATAAATAATTGGGGTAGAAAAATGGAACAGACTTTTTGAAGTATATATAATATGTtttgtaaaacttcaaaaacacGAGCAATAAACACAACAATATCTTTAAACGATACACactttattaatgtttttctgTACACAGCAATATAGACAACACATATTTTTCTCCAGCTCTCAACATTGTAACAGCAAAACTAAACTGAATTCAACAAAGCAAAGTTGACATCACATAACTATTGCTTAGTGTGTTCGATAATCTATAAAACACTGGGCTCACTAAcacactaattttttttaaagaagattagTCAATATCTACACTTTTGCAGGTACAATGTATACATAAATGCCTTTCGCCCTAGGCCATGAGCTAGAGGGATTTTCTCCATCTATATTTGCTTTAGAAATATCATCAAATACAATGAATTAACAATAATGGATGAATTGACGGAAAATGAAGGGGGAAAACATGATAACTTTGTACACGTTTCTCTAAATTAGTCTAAACCTATTCTACCAGATATGGTTACAAGCAAACTGGTGAACAGTGGCAAATCAAATTCCCTcactcaaaaaaagaaatatttgaacgaaagttagtaatttcaaatttaatctcAGTAGAGTTAGTTCATCTTGAAATGCCATCGTATCCTGTATTTacatatgcagaaaaaaaattgattttaactaGAATATTAAGTTTAGTTTATGAAATTTGCAGAGTTCAATTTCTGAGATTAGTAAAAACTTGTCTTCCAAAACAAGCTAAGCCGTGATGAAACGCCAGATTATTGAGCTTGTTTTAAGTGATAATCCTTATTGATTAAATGGAGCAAACTCAAAGCGAATGTTGAACATGAAATCGTTCGTTGTGTATTTAGATACGTTATTAAACCTGATCAACAGGTGGTGAAAAGGGATCAAATGTTGGTTCGTTCCATGTATAGAACTGATAAAAAGCTCAAAAAGTGGATAAGCTAGCAGTTATAACTTTATCTATAGCTTTGATACTGAAGGTTAGCAGCTTTTACAGCACACTTAAAACTACGGATTGCATATTGCACCTTTTAGGTTGTACGCTTGTAGCACCAGATGTATGAATAGGGGAAACCCTACGGGAGGTTATTGTGACCTCATAAAAATTTccccattcggcaaattttgtctgatgattcgcaACAGTTGAAGGCAGAAgtgaaatattgtaattttttttaatgatgcctaatgTCGCTTCTCATTAAATGCAGGTATGTGAGCATGCTTATACAGGCAGGCTCAAGGGGTaagccgcctagggcggcagattttaggggcggcaaatttcgaaattgaattttttttaagtataaatatctgtttcagcgtcaTAAAACGCACTACTTAAATgttagtaaaaatataatttaaagtgtgtgcCAGTGCTTAGATATGCAAAactcagtttggaatttaactagaaactcccTTAATTGTAaatactttactattatttttattttattaaaatatcattattatattcttttattattattatttattggggggggggggatgcggcacttgtcaatatcgcctagggcggcagaactactagagccggtcCTGTGCTTACATtatatcatttggaaaaattcggagttccattcgacaaatagaaaattttctcTACCGAAAAATTTACGTTCGTAAACGCCACTGGATATGAAATCGGTCAATCTAAAATATTACATAATTGCTAGTTGTGcaaacgtttttattttctggagggtgggggggggggggcggataaTAAGGAGTACCACAGTAACTAATGACCGCTATGAACCTGGTGTTCCCAGCAATGAAAACCTCAGGAGCTTTTCCCCACATTTCAATTTATCGCGGAAAACACATAGCATGCAGCAGAGGTAGACAATTGAGCAGCTTTCCCTACAATCCTACTAATTATGAACCTGGTTTGAACCAGTTTTCAGAGGCAATTTGAATTTATCACTGAGTACAGTTTGCAAGTTTCACCTTAGCGCCTATAAAAGCACTCAATAATCAACATATTTTAAAACTCTGACAAACATATTTACATAGTGAACaactaatttataaaaatgtattacaACGAAAACCGTTAAAACGGAAGGCTTAAAAGTAAATAACCAACTGTCGGTGAGGGAGTTTAACACAAATAGCcacatcattttttaaacttcgCCTTTTAGAGCTATAACTGGTCAATTGTCAAATGACTGTACAAGCATACAAATATAAACACTAGATTTTGTACTATATAGGGATGTTTGAACATTATGTACAAACCTTGTTTCGAGTTAATAGACACATAGAGCTTcttattaaaatttcatattgaAAATGAATCAACAAAAGTAATCAAACACTAAACAAGACAATTATTGCAACATCAGAAACGGTTTAAAATAGCACATAAAAATACTTTCACTTCATATACTTCATTACAATAATAtagtagcaaaagaaaaaaagaagtaaggATTACTGGTTTTACGCAAGGTTTCTCAAACTCTTCAGGTCATGTTCACTGGGACACTTGACTTCGTTATTGTCTCTCCCGAGATTTTAAACTACTGGTTTCAGCCCTTTTGTCAGATCTCAAATAGGTTACCCCTGTGGGACATTAAGCTAGAACATTGCCCCCTTTGAGACACTGAACTACGCTATTATTCCCCCATTTTAAACAGAATGCATTGCTTttgtttaaaacaataagaaaatttatcttcatttgtggCCCTAAACGACGTTATTATCTTTTTGAGGGACTAAATTGCATTATTAGCCCTCTTTGAGACTCTTAATTACAGTATGAGCCCTCTTTGAGACACTAAATTACAATATTAGCCCTCTTTGAGACACTACATAACGTTATTAGCCCTTTTTAAGACGCTAAATTACATTATGAGCCCTCTTTGAGACGCTAAATTACAATATTAGCCTTTTTGAGACACTAAATTACATTAAAGCCTTCTTTGAGACACTAGACTAAATTACCTCCCCCTTCGAGATACTAAACTACGTGATCGCCTTCTCAAAAGTAATTACACCTGTCTCAGAAACTCAGTTCCATCTTTAACTTTAcagtttgagatttaaaaaaaaaaaaaaaaaaactttttgtgtttttCTCTTTCAATGATAACATAGCACATTTATCTATATGAAGGATATACTTCTTTTTATTGCCCCTTTTAGGAACTATAAGTTGGTTATAGACTGTTTAGGAATCAAAGTAATAACACACATTGTGATATTCACAATAAGGGAAATACTGCGCAGTATACAGATAAAACGATTTTGCTACaaataaacagttaaaaataaatcaaaccgAAAATAGTTATTTGACACAGCACTACCTGATTTGCACGAACCCTGCTATCAAAACGACGCCAAGATATTATCACGAAGGTGAAACTACTCAAGCAGttcattaaatttggcaaatAGAAGTGGAAAAGTGTTAATGGTTGCTCTTCGCTAGGCTTGTTTAAACATGATTTGGCGATTTATCCGGGGGTTCGTGAAAATCAAGTAATACCTTTGACCCGATTGACCATGCTGTTCCCTCATGCGTGTTTCTTTGAAAATGTACGTGAGCAAGGATGAAAAATaagttattattgttgttattattactattatggTTATTATTCGCAATCTGAGGAACGTAAATGATATGCATTTAATTTGCTTATTGTTGAATTgtttaaaatggatttttcaaACGACATAGAAAATAGCGCCTTTTGTTGCAATTCTATAAAATATACATAAGTAGAAGTATTGCTTTTGTGCAGTACATTCAGTAACTAGAACACATGTTTAAAAGCACCAAACAGTTGCCTTTTCACACAATTTTCGTAGATGATTTATGATTACTTAAAACACACAACATTATTCTTGTCAATTGTCTTGTCTTAGTATCAAAGTTAACacctgaataaataaaataattcacatgGAAAATTAGGTATAagacttggaattttttttctgtttttacgcTCTATAGCGGGAATGCATCAATTgatatttaaagttattaatttAGATTTGTTAATAGCATAAATTGTGATTAGTCAGCACTTgaataaaaacttgaataaagtacggatactaaaattatttagctgtgtttgaaaaaaaaaaaaaaaaactttatccaaaataatttttagtaaacCTGAAAACTGAGAAAGTTTTAGATGTAGAGTATTAACATAGGAATCAATGCATTAAAtcgcttttaaaatataaattaaacttaCAATGTAAAGATTTTCGACCTGAATAAAAAGTGATTCCAgaacaataattattttgttcTATTGACTGATAATTTCAGGAGAGAAAGCAAAAGCACAGACGACATTACGCAGAAATGCAATCCTGCAGCATGCAAGTTAGTGGAAAAGTTTGACAATTTTGCAGTATTTGGTCAAGGTACATTTTCTAAATATCACCCTTTGAAACTACATTTAACTCTATAAGAGTTTTTACAAATCTACACTTTTATTGAATATTCATCTGTTATTATTAGAGCCCGGATTATATGcacagtaaaataattaaaatatgcataaaaataaatactaaaaatttctaatatacacactgattttttttttttttgttcatgcaAGTAAAAGTTTTCTGAACATTTGAATAAAAACACGAAGGTCCTTTCTATTtgtgcatgtttttatttttggcgATCCAATGCACAAAAAGTAGTATGCGCATtaacagtatgcaaaaaaaaaaaaaaaaaaaaaaaaaaaaataataataataaataaataaataaaaataaaatcggaCGGCCCGAGAAAAACGCGCAGGTCGCCTGATCATTTGTACTtcatgaagaacaaaatagttttttgtgCCTTTCtcaaatggaggggggggggggacgaaaaattatataagttaataaaaaacGCACTGATGTGAAGTTATTTTGAGGATGTAGTTTTAATGcagtgcatattttttttttcgtcaaaaaaagcaaaaatatgcaaTTGTTTTTGCACATACTGCCATTTGCATATGATCCGGGCTCTCGTTTTCATTATTGTGGTAGAAAGTTCCCTGACAAATGTCTCATTTAGACAAACTACTTAGCAGCTCAAAGTAAATGCGTTCTTTTTTAAGTTAaccaataaataataattaattaaggaagcaaaaagtaaaattgtactttcATCCCCTcacctcaaaagaaaaaaaaaggaaaaaaccaagaaattttaattaatatgccATCTGTGCTTTTAATGTTCTCTTTCACTGTTTTGCCCTCCATaatacatgaaaatttcaaaatttctacaaTGTCCTTTTTGTACATGCTTTTTACATCCTTTGATGGTGGTGATGATGACTGTGATGATTATGATTATGATGGTGATGATGAAAGCGATCAGGTAAGCGGTTTGGACTTGGCCCCAAGTTCTTAATAACAATCTTTTGTCTGTTTCCATTTGTCGGAGGAATAATGCATTTAAAGTTCGGGCTTGGCTCAGACTTGCTCTTGAAGATATTGACGTGGGGAAGCACCGTAGTCGCATCTTTGAAAGACGGATGGTCTGGTTTAGGACACGACGTCGTTTGACGATTCTTGTCGAGGACTGCCGGGTTGGCAACGTTCGGTTTGGAACGTTGCATTGGCGAATCGGGCTCGTGCACGCGCTTTCTGCTGCATTTCGACAAGTCCAAAACACCACAGTCGCCTCCTCCGTTGATCACGGGAGACGTGCTGCTGCTGCTCATTCGAGAGGACACACCATTGCATTTCGCAGAAACTGGTTTCGTTTCCGATGTTAGATGGCATAGGTTTTGCAGCGACACAACAGGTTGGCGGTCCAATTCGGGTGTCTTCGGAACAGAGTCTGGCGAGCCCAAATCGTCGTCACCACACAACGATCTCGCTTCGGCACGACTGCTGCTGTCGCTACCCCTTCCGCTGTCAACTTCAATATCATCAACGACATCGATCTCTTCATCTTCCGGATCCTCTTCTTTGGAATTCTCCTTGGAATGGATGTCCGGAAGTTTGCCGTTGGAGCTGTCAGAGTCCTCTTTGGACACGACATCAGGCTCAGCAATCACCAAAGGTCCTTCAAATAGATCGTTATCAAGATCCATTTTGTCGTCATCGTATGTGCTCTTAGTTTCTTCTGATGTTACAGTTTCATTCACCGTGGCTTTTGACGAAGCTGATTCTTCTACCTTTTTCTCAACCAATGGAGGTTCAGGAACAGCCTTCCGTTCAGTTATTTTTGATTCTGAGGGGACGGATATCACTAGAGGAGCCACACTCTTAATAGAAGCGGATTTCAGTTGCGCAACCTTTGATTCTAACTTATCCAAGGAGCTTCGGGATGATCTCGACTTTTTTGAGGAGGATTTCTTGTAAGATGAAGTTTCTTTGGGGGACATTTGTCGCAAGCAGTATTCCAGTTTGGAGCCGCTGGAAAAGCGAGGGGGAGACAGCTTAAGGGGTGGAACACGAGGTGGCAGCAGGTGGGATGAGATTCTAAATGGCGGTAGCGTATTTGGAGGAGATTTCTTTATAGAAATGCCTGTATAGAGTCCATGCGTGACAGTACCAGTTGACGACGTAGTACTGGAAGTTGGCTCAGAAGCAGATGTTTTGGTGAGGGGAGCAACAGTCATCACAGCAGGTTTGTTCTCGGAACTTGAACTTTTATGCAAGGAACTGGGAGGAAATTTAAACACATTTGATTTAGAGTCTTTCTTTGAGGAGACATGTACAGTTTCTGGTGGTTCGAAAGTGTCTTTTTTACCCACTTTTTCCTCAGGAGGTGGTTGCCTATTCGGAGATTTTTCTGTAAGTTCTTGTTCTACTTTCGGTTTTGGCTCACGTTTAGGATCTTCTACAACGATATCCATTCCATTGTCTGTAGCACTAGCGCCATCTTCTTTCTTCACGTCGGGCAAGATTTCCGGAGGTGCTTGTTGCATGGGTATATCTGCCGAGCTCTCCTTTTCCACTTCAGGCTTAACTTCATTTAACCCTTGTATCTTATCATCTTCTGCAATTTCTTGCTTTATCGGCCTACTTTCCGTTTCTATAACTCGAGGAGGCCTCTCCATGATTCTGTACTTAAAACGCATCGGTCCtttctgaaatttaaagaaagagtACTTAAGGAAAGATTTTCATTGATGATAGACGTAtatcaactttcaaaatatttcaatactttaaCTTTGATGAAATAATCGCAAAGCACTAATTGAATTAAGAAAGAGTTGAATATGTTATTTCTTAAAAGCTGTTGAACGAAACTTTAGTTTGAAACAGAGATCTTTTTTTCTACTATTTAAATGTAGATAATACATTTTTGAACTGgcacaattataaaaaaaaaagtaataaaataaaattaatgtacagATAATGGAAAcacagaaaaactaaaaataatctaaatccaTCACTGAAATCACAGCGAAGTCCACAGTAGCAATTTTGCATTGCAATACAAAACTTTGTCGGCATGATTTGCTTTTCATGTACTTGAAAAAGAAATGTCGACAGTATTCTTACGAACCCAAATCCTATTAGCTATCGAGAAAATTACAGCTCTTTAGAAAGCTCAGTTTAATTGTTAGATCATAAAATCGTCCGCCTTTTTTCGTGTAGAAATTCTTTTTGAAATACAACTAGGCATTATAATTCTTGAAGTAACTTTCAAAATCTaccaagaaaattaattttatggtaACATGAcaaggtaaaatttaaaaaagtaactttctAAGAATTGTAAAGAACAACGTACACCATAATGAAGTCTATAATGTTATTACTTGTATAAAATGTTATAGAATCGTAAAATAGCAAACTTCTGAAATATAATTCTTAATGAAAAGTAGACTAAACGTTCGTACCCTCTGCCACAGAAAGATGTAAGCAACATCCATCAAAGTATATTCATCTAAAACAGACTCTTTGTCGTACCTCAAGTCAAtctaaaaaaaagaagacaaaaagttCAGTTtacgaaataaacatttaaaattccttcttttttatgTAAATGGGCTTGAAATTCAAACATAACCAAGCAGTTGCGTACATAAAATTAGTAGCTTATTTCATCtacataaatacatttttctactaCACAACAACATTAAAACATTAAAGCAGAATACAAAAGGTCATTTTCAATGTAGAAGTACACAATTACTTCACATTTCTATCTATCCCGCCacatgcatttattttcctttagtCAACTTGGCAGACTATTTAAATCAGTTGTACGCaaataaaatgtcttttaaaagccacatttatttttctaaaattaaaacttattaagGAAAGTTCATCATTTAGGAAGccttacaacttttaaaaatataaaagaattaaTACTGCTGCTTCTGTTTaattttccagtatttttttcttcaaattatgtaacttctttcttttggaaaaaatgaTGTTACAGTATAAAAGCGGAACAAGAAAGGTTATTTCCAATAGTAAAGTGCATAATTACTTTAATTTCTTGTTGACTGTACCAACTGGAATTTATATCCCATCATAGCCAGTCACAGAAGCCTACTTAATTCTTTGAAGTTAATATCCCGCCACAACCACAGAAACCTACTTAATTCTCTGTAAATCATACTGCAATAAATGGTGAAACTACCCTCAAGGAGATTAGGGTCTTCCCGAGCAACCTATTTAAAACAATCATCTTTCCTTCATTTACGTGTATGCAAGCTCCAATAAATAAACGATGGGTAAAAAAATTACCCCTCAGCTTTTTCTTCCTGTTAACAATTTTGAAGTATAAAAGGTCATTTCCAATAGCAAAATGCATATTTACTTCACATTTCTGTTGACCACACCATATGGAATTAACATTCCTTTATATAAGAGCGCCATATTTAGCTCTCTGAAGTTAATATCCCTTCACAGCCACAGAAGCCCTTAGATCTCAATGGTCTAAGCAGAAGCCTACTTAAATCTTTGTAGATGGGTGAATCATCCTACAATGAATGACTAAACCACCCACAAGGAGATTAACGCCTTCCCGATCCAATTGGCGAAGGGGACCGATAATCTCCCATACAAGACTCTCTAAGCAGGAACACAAAGGGAGCAACCTATTTAAACCAATCATCCCTCCTTCATTTACCTGTGTGCAAGCCCCAATGAATAAACGACGTGTGAAAAACATTATCCCCGCGGCTTTTTCTTCCTGTTTCCGAGAGGGGTGGGGAGGCAGGTGGTAACCCACAAGGGGGCGTGACGACCTCTGTGGCATCCATCAACAGGTTGGTTTTGAGGGTCGATGGGGGCACAAGTGACTTTCGACTTCTGTCAACGCACGTTTCCCCAGACCTGGCTTTGCtggagatttttatttttttgtttttttcttcatctcTTTCTTCCGTTTTGTCGCACAATATCTATAATGAGTTTTTACAAGAGAAGGTAAAGAAGGaaacaccattttttttcttccattttgagTCATTTATTAAATACATTCGGTAAAAAGCTAGACGGAGCTTCCAATTAAAGgatcgtttaaaaaaattgatgaatattTTCCTCCTAAAATGAGGCTTAGAGATCATTTTTTATCAATGGATGATTCCCATATTACTTTACAAAGACATTAAGACTAATATGACTGCAAAACATAGCTCAACGCGAATAAAATTATAACCACTAGtacatattcaaaaacaaattcttttcgttgatttcaattaaagaataagtctgtttttgttcttcaattttgtcttcTACTTCATACTTATTTTTGATCTTATCTATTTCAATTGGATAAGGTGTCTTGGAAGTTACCA from Uloborus diversus isolate 005 chromosome 5, Udiv.v.3.1, whole genome shotgun sequence encodes:
- the LOC129223397 gene encoding polycomb group protein Psc-like; the protein is MLKSKRLKVTDLNPHLSCILCGGYFIDATTITECLHSFCRACIVRYLETSKYCPVCEVQVHKSRPLHYIRSDKMLQDIVYKLVPGLFDNEMKRRRELYASQPPEAIKESRDAEDRGECLDEKFIYAPDEIFSLSIEFGCEENQSVSSDDADDLAPKRRFLRCPAAVTIGHLKKFIRMKYGIPNAYEIDLRYDKESVLDEYTLMDVAYIFLWQRKGPMRFKYRIMERPPRVIETESRPIKQEIAEDDKIQGLNEVKPEVEKESSADIPMQQAPPEILPDVKKEDGASATDNGMDIVVEDPKREPKPKVEQELTEKSPNRQPPPEEKVGKKDTFEPPETVHVSSKKDSKSNVFKFPPSSLHKSSSSENKPAVMTVAPLTKTSASEPTSSTTSSTGTVTHGLYTGISIKKSPPNTLPPFRISSHLLPPRVPPLKLSPPRFSSGSKLEYCLRQMSPKETSSYKKSSSKKSRSSRSSLDKLESKVAQLKSASIKSVAPLVISVPSESKITERKAVPEPPLVEKKVEESASSKATVNETVTSEETKSTYDDDKMDLDNDLFEGPLVIAEPDVVSKEDSDSSNGKLPDIHSKENSKEEDPEDEEIDVVDDIEVDSGRGSDSSSRAEARSLCGDDDLGSPDSVPKTPELDRQPVVSLQNLCHLTSETKPVSAKCNGVSSRMSSSSTSPVINGGGDCGVLDLSKCSRKRVHEPDSPMQRSKPNVANPAVLDKNRQTTSCPKPDHPSFKDATTVLPHVNIFKSKSEPSPNFKCIIPPTNGNRQKIVIKNLGPSPNRLPDRFHHHHHNHNHHSHHHHHQRM